tttttatttatgttttgctACTATCAGAAGTTAACAATGCACAATCGTTGCTTTGCGCAGTAGCTGTACAGTTTGTACTTTTTTGCTGATAACACTTTTCCAACGCTGTGGGAAACCTTCTTGCTGCCAAGAGATAAATAGGGGGTGATGAGTGTGTGCTCTTTCTGATAGTTTTATTGCTCAGTGCGACTTCCTCTTTAAAATCCTGAGCAAGTTGGCCTGTTACCTCTTCTCTGCATCCATTTCCTATCAATTCTATCATTCTTTCGCTCAACTGGACTTTAGTCATATTGGTACTTTTGAATCTGTTTAGTGTGTAGGTTCTTGCTGGACCAAACCCAGATTTAAGACACTAATCTATTCTCTCATTTCCTCCAGAGGCAGAATGCACAGGTGGGAATCTTTGTCACCTACCTGTGTATACGTGTACACACAGCATTCAGAGCTGACTTATTCTGACCTTATGTGTAACCTCCTGGCATAAGGTCGTGTTAAGAATCAACACATAGCCTTCAGGATCCACAAAGTTCTTCATTAGCATAAATTAATATTCAGGGCACAAAGAGGTAGTAAAAGTTGTTCCAGGTCCACTTCAGATTTCACTCTGCATATATCTGAGTGCTGATCAAAAGGAATATCTACTTAAGAACAAATCTAAAGTTTTCCTGATACAGCCATTTCCTCCACATGTTTTCTGCCTAACCCTGGTTGTACAATCCTTGGTGCAGAACTTCATCTGTGTTGCTTCTATTATTCCATACAGCAACACAAACATCAAAGGCATTCATAAAAGTGAatgatacattcatttttatgaatgcaaaacaaagcaaatacaTTCATAAAAATGAATGATAATCTTAGCCTTTGTGTTGATAATGCCAAGTGTAGAAAGGTAAGAGACTGAAGAAGAAATTGGTAGAAATACTACTTTTGTTTAACTACATCTCTATCTCAGGAAGCATTTTGAGGTGAGAAGCTCAATTTATTAATTTAACTTTTGTTAATTTCTTGATTTTATTTCATGATAAAATCTCTAGTACAAAATCATATATTCAAGAATAAGCTTTACTGAGCAGTGTACATTATTTTCTCATTAAAACTATCCAGTGTATCTGCTATTTGAGTAGGAATCAAGTATCGGGATTTAACTTTCTCATGATGATAAACCCATTGTGTGCAGAGAACTCTAGGAGAAGCCTTTCTGAAACATAGGCAGATCtgaaagagaaaaatcaacattcAGAAGGGAGAAAACACTTCAAATGCATGTTTGTGAGCAAGCATGTTTTGGGAACTTTGTTGGGGGAAGGTAGTTGAGAAGAACAGAAAGGTGGTAGGTGAGAAAAGGTTTAAGAGCTCCATCGCTTCTCCACTCCCATAGCTATTGGTGTAATATGTACTTTAGTCCTGAATAATGAGTTTGTGTTGTCAGCTGACCTGTCAGTGCACATAAAACAGCAGGAGTAAAAAGTTGATAGTTATGAAGAAGGAGAAATGGCTGATAAGTATTTATTGGGTCAGGAAGAAGGACAGTTATATTGTGGTGGCATTTGTCTTAggtcagttcatagaatcatagaatagcagagttgaaaggggcctacaaggccatcgagcccaaccccctgctcagtgcaggaatccaccctaaagcatccctgacagatggttgtccaggtgcctcttgaaggcctctagtgtgggagagcccacaacctccctaggtaactgcaaTCATTGCAGATATCACAcatcgcatagttaaattatggaattcaataccacaagatgtagtgatggctttaaaagggggttggataaattgctggaggagaaggctatcaatggccaccagccctgatggttatgtgctacctccggtatcggaggcagtaagcctgtgtgcaccagttgctggggaacatgggtgggagggtgctgttgcaccatgtcctgctttgttggtccccggtcaacagctggttgttggccactgtgtgaatagaatgctggattagatggatccttggtctgattcagtgtggcacttctgatgtttttatgttcttaccaaGCTCAAATAGTGTGGAAGGAGAGGGGGCTTTAAGAGaggtatttggggggtggggtggagggcttCCCTCTCTATTGAGCCTGCTATTCAATCTGGTAGCTATAGGATTTTAGAGACACACCTGTATAAACAGTGATAGCACCTGAATGGAAGTTGAAGCATACTGAGGCCATCGAAGCTCattcaaggcattttgctgcatgaggcaaGGGCCTAGATGGCAccttccctcccattccatgtagaaaAGTTGACTGGACAGGCAAACCTTACATCAATACTGGCAATGGGTCAGTGTCCTCCACTGGATCTGAGGGCTTAGAAGGCACTGGACAGTGGGTAGCACGCACAGCTCCTAAGAACTCGCTGCTGCTTTTCACCCTCAGCATCTGTCACCTGAGgaagctgcctcactttgcctaattgCACAGCCACCCCTGCATGGTATAAATGGGATCTGGAAAGCAAAACCCAGCAAGGGCCAATGTGGTGCAGTGCTTAGTGTGTTGAACTGGGATGTTGGAGATCTGGTCCCCACTTgtccatgaagctcgctgggttactttgggccagtctctcagCTTATCCaactcacagggttattgtgaggataaaatggagagaagaaagatcgtgtaagaacataagagccattctggatcagaccaagggaggtagcacgtagccatcaggactagtagccattgatagcatctctggaaatttatccaatccccttttaaagccatctaaattggtggccatcactccatcgtgctagtgagttccataatttaactatgcgctgtgtgaagaagtacttccttttatttgtcctggatctcccacccatcagcttcatgggatgaccccgggttctagtattttgaaagagggagaaaaatgtctccccgtccacatcctccgcaccatgcatcattttgtactcctctatcatgtctccccttagcctccttttctccaagctaaacaatcccagttgatgtaaccttccatccatttctgcacttttcccagctctataatatctttttttaggtgtggtgaccagaactatacacagtattctaagtgtggtcacaccataggtttgtataaaggcagtattacTGGCAGTTTTTATTCTTAATTCGTttccatgcctaacatggagtttgtcttctttacagcggctgcacactgggttgacatatTCATCCAGCTGCCTTATGTTTTTTTTgtagaaggaaaaaaggcaggatgtagaTATAACAAAAAATCTCGGGGTTGCGCTGTATGCACGctttccctcctttccttctAAGGAGATTATCTCTTTTTGGAGCAGAGCTTGTGAAAAACAGGATACTCACATTTTGCAGCCTCCTGGTTTAGGTATAGAGGAAAGAGTCCCAAGGAGAATTTCCTGTCAAAGaggtttaaactagggctgtgctccgcttcgcttcagagaagcgttagcggagtggcctgattcgccttcggcaaaggcggagatgaatcaggtcggggggctgcggatcgaggcaaagcggttcacctcgatccggagctccagacgcagattagtgggggaagggggactcacctggcacagtccatgcagcgatggcaatGGAGcctggtaaggggggaggggggcttacctgcctccgttgcggtccattgcgggcttcaactgaggccccggcttgaagccggaagaggccatggccttctcttccagcttcaaccggggcctcaattgaagaccgTGACGGACTGTGACGAAGGctggtaagggggcggggggggggggggggttggcttacctggcggcggatctcgctccgcagagcgaagCAGAGGACGGGCAGATCGACCCAAAccagttcaggcccgatccggaagttctaGATCGGGCCACGACCAGTTTgggggggtcatagaatcatagaatagcagttggaaggggcctacaaggccatcgagtccaaccccctgctcaagtccgtgcacagccctagtttaaacgcACTGAGAAGAGAGTGTCAGTGGAGAAAATGGAAGAGAGTTAGTAGCTTCATGGAAGTGTTGAGAAAGTATAAACATCTTCCTTCTTCCAGAAATAGCTGTATTTTTCATCTGGGACAATGCAGGTATGTGGGGTGGAATACTAGAGAACGTCCCTAAACCTCCTTGTGTTCAATAGGATCTTCTCCCTAGAAAGggtatttagggtggattccttatATTTTAGCAAAATACCCACAGCAATGGTAGGCAGAGTCTGGGTCTGAGGAAACGCTTGTTGTGTTGCAAGGATCTTCAGTAGGTGATCCCCTGTGAGATGCTCTAGTGAGGGCCATGTCACACAATGCTGGAGGTAGAGGGCAAATTTTGCCTACACTGCAGCAGTATACTCAAGTACAACCCCTGTTTTTCCCACGGATGTTACACCAACAATTCACTTTGATAGGAGAAGGTAAAGGAATCTCTATTGCTTCCAACCACTACGAATTAAGCTAGTTTTTATCTGCATTGCTCCAATCTAATTTCTCTTTTCTTGGACGATACTCGAGTGAGAATTctggaaagtattttttaaaaattatttttagactAGTCTGCACTTAAGGAGTTTGCCACTGAATAATAGGAGAAGTGGGTCAATTAACTCCATATGGCGATTCTACACGGGTTTCTCCAATCATAAACCCTGCAAGCAAAACTAACAACCTTCCTAGAAGATTCCCAGTTCTCGTCTTCTCTTGATGTCTCTCCTGAGTTGGCAAAGGGCACAAAGAGGGCAACACAGGACAGTGCAGAAGTCATCGCAGAGGGATCCCTGTtaaaagagaaacaaagaaaagcaTTATATATGGATGTAAAGTGCTTTTGACCAGCAGGCTTGTTCACAGCCACAACCCATATCTAAAGAAAGCGACCAAACACGTGCCTTGGTTacatccagattagattactgtaatgtgttctaTGCGGGGCTCCCCTTGAAGATGATTTGGAAACTACAACTGATATAGAATGTGGCAACTAGAACACTTGTGAGAGCTATGTGTTCACATGATATTATTCCTATTCCATATCATTCACATTGGCTGACTGCTGAGGTGCTGGTATTGGCATTTAAAGGTCTAAATGATTTGGGACAGCATTACCTGAAGGTTTGCCTAcaccatatgagcctgcctaaGAATTCAAATCAGTGTCAGAGGCCCCATTGATCTGGGCTTTCTCAATGTTGGCTCCACTCCTTTGCAGTTCCCTCCCTGGGGAGAACCTTATTTATGAttaggatggccaggtgtcctcttttacagaggacagtcctctctttgaagggctgccagaggaccgtcTTCTCTTTGAGGATATCCTCtacttaaagggttgtcctgTCCCATTCCAGTCATTATTCAAATGTTTTCCAAATCactgttctcttttatcctcttttttggtgttgCATTTTCTCTAATCGGCCAATACCTAAGTGACTACCCTATGTCCCGTAAGAGTTTTTATTACTGATTTAGTGCGGAATGGgtcatatttttcttttcatctgCGTTATCCCCAAAAGCTCACTTAGTAACTCGGGATGAATAGCACTTCAGATGCCATTGCTTTCAGAGTCAGGGCCAATGTCATGCAATCGCACTGCCTCATTCCCAGAATTTTTCAAGGGTTCAGGTGACCCTCGTAACCCTTCATCGGTAACCATGCCATGCTTTCCCACTGCTGTTTTCACCCTTTTTCCTTTCACAAAGAAAACGgttgaggaagaaaaaaagacccAAATAGCAGCATTAAGTCTTTTGGTAGTACTAGGAGTCCTCTGCCTGGAAGCATCTGAAAAAAGAGATGCATCATTCCAGAAGTGTCACATCTCCAGCTGGTAATTCGATGAGAAATTGATAGATATCCAATAGTAGTGaaagaggtgttgttgtttttgtaaacacCTCAGCTATATATGTattcaaagggcatgtctacatcattcatttatcctggggtcagctcgaggtcgtccctgtgcatccaaatgacataagggatcccggggtcaaccggggacaaccactcactttccccgggataaaatGATCTACTTTTATCATGTTTGTTCCTGCGatcccgggacaaccccgaggaccgcAGGCAGTGTGGCATGGGCTCCCGGGTCCCCCCTCCTTCCGCGAGTAAAGTCGCAGCAAATGGGTACAGAGCTGGGGGGGGTCTccgtgcccatctggggtggTGGGGATAGCACTTTCGCCATCCCCAGAATGGCTGCTAGCACTTTTCAGTGCCGAGGTGTTTTTTGTGGAGGGTTTGCACTTATATTTTGCGCAGGATTGGGGCCACGCAATTGTGTGACTGCCTCCTGcttcaaaaaaaaccccacacgcTGCACCGTCcggaatgtccctctttacttctgggataTCGCGCTGGCGTgtgcaccctgggggaggatcccggaagcaggaaaGCTcaggatcctcccccctccctcctggaaggctcataggtgtagatgagcccaaaattGCCCATTTCAGTTGCAGTTGCACTTGCACTGAGGACATTCTCCCAGGGCTGGCTCAAACCCAGAGCTGGACctgatatttactcagaaataacccTTACTGTAGTCAGTGGTGTttcctcccaggtaaatgtgcccAAGATCATAGTAAAACTGAGTTCACTGTCTTTCTCCCTAGGGAATCTTGGGAACTATAGTTCAGTAAAGGGAAATTAAGAAATTCTCAGCACCCTCAAAATCCCCACAATtctcagggaggggggaggggacacaCCATGACAACGTGGTATAAAATCAAATGCAAGTGCATAGTGTTGATATGTGCAAAGCAAAGAACGTGATATCTtctaatgaaaaggaaaaaaagcagagGAGCTTTTGAGTCCCTATTTCTGCCTGGAGGAGGGCTTTGTGAAAGGCAAGCAAGAGACATACATTTTGTATAAAAGAATAGTAGATTCAAACAGCAAAAAGCAGGCAGAAAGGGTGGAATAGGAtcactggtagatctctgggtgatcttgCAATGGGTTAGCAAGGGCATCTGGCTCCTAGCTGCTTAACAATCACAACGGCAACAACACAACTTCTTCCCgctgagccagtggaggctggtggccccaatttcagtgggggtgtatatccattctgggtttcaggcagaagcaaacagaactctaaaggagcttgcCAGGGTACTGAAAAtggaaataggttcagcaccttgggatagcttctttagagttctggctggttctgactgaaacctagaatggatttacagtcccaccaaaattggagccaccagcctccactgttagtAAAACCAAGGAAGCTTTGGAGTGCAGCAGACGAGGGTGGACTTTTGTGGGAAAGGACTGGGAGCTGAGCGCTAGGACTGAAAACGAACCCCTGGAATGATCGTGTGCTCAGAGGCACAATGTTCCTTCATTCTAAGTATGTGTCTGTCTCCCTGAGCCACTTTTCGCACCTGGTTCTGACTGGTCAGTCTTGGGGTTCTGGTAACAGCAGCCCCACAAGCCTAATGTCTGCTCACCTCTGTGTAAGATAACTCACTTACCGGGATGCCGTATCTTGTCCTGTAGACAGACCTTATTGCCATGCTTGTGCCACAGAGGCAACATTCGTTCATGTCTGCGGCCACTTGGCAGCCCAAACACTGGAAGCAAAACATTCCACAGAAACCTATTTAAAGGAAAGGCAGAGGATTAAAAGCCTTGGTAGGACATCACCCAGCAGATCAGTGTAGTACTGATAATGACTAAATaacaagcctttttttaaaaaaagtacagatAGGGCTCTTGTGAGCATCTGAGTGGGTCCGTGAGGGCAGCTGTCACAGACCCAGTCAGGAGCCCCTGCTGAAATTGCGCACTTTCCTCCTCTGCAGGTaacccttgcatcaatggggcctttaaagcccccattggcctggggaaggggggttacatgtgatttcccaaggctccggaaattgcacacttcaccCTTTCATGCCAACGGCGGCCACCGTTAACGAGgaggggagaaatgcacaatttcagcaGTGGCTGCTGAGCGTATGGTGAGTGCTCAGCAGAGGCTCACACACCCTGGCGCACGGGGGAGCACCTGCTGAGCGAGCATTGATcaatttcacccatccctacctacACATCCAAAATCCTAACACATCTT
This genomic stretch from Elgaria multicarinata webbii isolate HBS135686 ecotype San Diego chromosome 10, rElgMul1.1.pri, whole genome shotgun sequence harbors:
- the PLAC8 gene encoding placenta-specific gene 8 protein — its product is MNPPVMMQPQVVILQPQRGQWQTELCDCCSDCGVCFCGMFCFQCLGCQVAADMNECCLCGTSMAIRSVYRTRYGIPGSLCDDFCTVLCCPLCALCQLRRDIKRRRELGIF